From the Acidimicrobiia bacterium genome, the window TTCGGCCCGCCAGCGGAGGCCGGCGAGGTATTCGTCGAGGGTGATCTGATCGGCCCGCACCATCCTGCGTTCCACTTCCGGTCCGTATTCGCGGCCGGACTCCCGGAACGACCGGTGAACCGCTGCCACCTCTCCGTATGCAGAAGCCAGCAGGTGATCGGAGGAAGCGGCTTCGGCCAGGTCGATCGACTCGATTCGAGCCCCGGCGCGGGAGAGCGAGTCGCAGAGCGAGTGGAAAGCCACCGCAACATCATCGGAAACCGGGCCTGCCTCGATCCAGGCCCGCGGCACCCCGATTCTCAGGTCGGTTGGATCTGCTGCCGCTCCGACAGGGTGAACGGGGTGGAATGTCGACCAGGGATCCGCGGGATCTCCGCCCGCCATGAGTGAGTAGAGAAGGGCGGCCCCTCCGACCGAGCGCGTGATCGGGCCGACGGTGTCGAGCGAGGGAGCGAGCGGGAAGACGCCGGAGATCGGGATACGTCCGTGCGTCACCTTCAGGCCGATCACCCCGCACAGCGCGGCGGGTACACGTACCGATCCTCCGGTGTCTGTGCCGAGGCCGGCTGCGGCAAGGCCGGCCGAGACCGCCGCGCCGGAACCTCCGGATGAACCGCCCGGGGAGGTGGTCGGGTCCCACGGGTTACGTACCGGCCCGAACCAGTGGTTCTCGCTGGAAAACCCGAAGGCGAACTCGTGCAGGCCGGTGCGCCCGATCGCGACTGCACCTGCCTCTTCCAGGCGTCGAACCGCGCTGGCTGTTCGATCCGGGACTCTTCGATAGAACGACGAACCGGCCGTGTTGAGCAGTCCGGCCTGGTCGATGAGGTCTTTCACGGCAATGGGAACCCCGGCCAGCGGGCCCGGGTCATCTCCGGCCCTGATCTTCCGGTCGATCGACCCGGCTGCGGCCAGTGCGCCCTCGTGGTCGACGAGCGTGAACGCGTTCAGGTTCGACGTTTCGATGCGTTCTAGGTGATCGACGATCGTCTCGGTGGCGGTCACCTTCCGGTCGCGGATGGCTGCTGCCAGTTCGCGCAGGTCATTCATCTGCCGTCCATGTGATCGAGCGGTTGTCGGGGAACACGGAGACCCACGGTCTGCCCGGCGGGACGGTCAAGGTTCCCCCGTATTCATCCTGCAGAGCAAAAGGCTCCTCGATGGCTTCCCTGCTCCAGGTCCCTTCGCGAAGTGCTCCGCCGGCAAAGACTAGGGCGCGGCCCGTGCCGACGGTGTCCATCGCCGGCACCGAGCTTCCTGCTCCGGACGGCGATGCCGTGTAGCGCCTGGCGAACAGGACGATGAGAGTGTCCGCGCTCAACTGCTCGGGATCACCATCACGCCGGATCCACTGCTGGGGTTCGCCGCCCGTGTACCGGACGTATTGCGCTCCGGTCCATTCCCAGCTCACTTGCAGCCC encodes:
- a CDS encoding amidase; its protein translation is MNDLRELAAAIRDRKVTATETIVDHLERIETSNLNAFTLVDHEGALAAAGSIDRKIRAGDDPGPLAGVPIAVKDLIDQAGLLNTAGSSFYRRVPDRTASAVRRLEEAGAVAIGRTGLHEFAFGFSSENHWFGPVRNPWDPTTSPGGSSGGSGAAVSAGLAAAGLGTDTGGSVRVPAALCGVIGLKVTHGRIPISGVFPLAPSLDTVGPITRSVGGAALLYSLMAGGDPADPWSTFHPVHPVGAAADPTDLRIGVPRAWIEAGPVSDDVAVAFHSLCDSLSRAGARIESIDLAEAASSDHLLASAYGEVAAVHRSFRESGREYGPEVERRMVRADQITLDEYLAGLRWRAELRQSAQRAFGRIDFIITPATGTTKKVIGEDTVDIGPGRVNYRTALSWFSAPINHAGLPALVAPLAVGGSPSPAVQIVAPWWMEHRLLEFGAYLEASGLSRVETPPDAR